From the genome of Pelagicoccus sp. SDUM812003, one region includes:
- a CDS encoding glycosyltransferase: MRFLQICDPYELHLQHCYRSNPGLSELPHESQMEAFYRGGYMSSHLFYHGLRDFGYESYLLMPNCVSSQRKWAEERSWDLPSNQAESIKLLGRQVEAIKPDVLFFNNACFVSSEVVKSWSFRPALVVGWRAAPMWGKLDWSAFDLILSGFSRLVELAREVGAKDAAVFHAPMVQDWLYDAVPDEEIVADVVFAGSAYPGIHASRTRFLAELGERNRAEGFPLKMHYHLSGSLADLPEAVFPYLQPVKVGREMLAALRRGRVALDCRAEQALEVDGRRIDFGLEETINIRLFEAAGAGCCTLTQRLEGVRRFFEPGVEIETYGSLEECWEKLLYYKERPDEARAMGHAARQRCLSEYTEEKRLKVLDGLLKSRLH; the protein is encoded by the coding sequence ATGCGGTTTCTTCAGATTTGCGATCCTTACGAGTTGCACCTGCAACATTGCTATCGTTCGAATCCGGGCTTGTCCGAGCTGCCCCATGAAAGCCAGATGGAAGCGTTTTATCGTGGAGGCTACATGAGCAGCCACCTCTTTTATCATGGGTTGCGAGATTTTGGCTATGAGTCGTATTTGCTCATGCCAAACTGCGTCTCATCCCAGCGAAAGTGGGCGGAGGAGCGTAGCTGGGACCTGCCGTCTAATCAGGCAGAATCGATCAAGCTTCTCGGTCGTCAAGTAGAAGCTATCAAGCCGGATGTATTGTTTTTCAACAATGCCTGTTTCGTTTCTTCGGAGGTGGTCAAGAGTTGGTCCTTTCGACCCGCACTCGTGGTAGGGTGGCGGGCGGCGCCGATGTGGGGCAAGTTGGATTGGTCAGCTTTCGATCTAATACTGTCTGGCTTCTCGCGTCTGGTTGAGCTTGCTAGGGAAGTGGGCGCCAAAGATGCGGCTGTTTTCCATGCTCCAATGGTCCAGGACTGGTTGTACGACGCGGTGCCAGATGAGGAAATCGTGGCGGACGTAGTATTCGCGGGCTCGGCTTATCCAGGGATCCATGCGAGTCGAACTCGGTTTTTAGCGGAGCTAGGCGAGCGGAATCGAGCTGAAGGCTTTCCGCTGAAAATGCATTACCATCTAAGCGGTTCGCTGGCTGACTTGCCCGAAGCGGTGTTTCCTTACCTGCAGCCGGTGAAGGTAGGGCGCGAAATGCTGGCTGCTTTGCGCCGTGGTCGGGTGGCTCTTGATTGTCGGGCGGAACAGGCCCTGGAAGTCGATGGAAGACGTATCGATTTTGGCTTGGAGGAAACGATCAATATCCGCTTGTTTGAGGCGGCGGGCGCTGGCTGCTGCACGCTGACACAAAGGCTCGAGGGAGTGCGTCGTTTTTTTGAACCGGGCGTGGAAATCGAAACCTACGGCTCGCTGGAAGAATGCTGGGAGAAACTGCTGTATTATAAGGAGCGACCTGACGAAGCCCGAGCGATGGGTCATGCCGCGCGGCAACGCTGCTTGAGTGAGTACACCGAGGAAAAACGCCTCAAGGTATTGGATGGTCTGCTGAAGTCTCGCTTGCATTGA
- a CDS encoding CapA family protein: MHASQSWRELVESHQWRVGNLEGVVGKAFPPALKAGPVLSFEEDAFASVARWVNVFGLANNHCCDCGEEGLVATMSSIEVHGGRSFGAGTNMEEAWRPLDLESCRIVAVAEHEFGKAEDRRFGIATTESELRLFDTIREGAQSGRQVIVYAHGGSEMLPFPPPYLRERYRLWIRLGARAVVGHHPHVAQGFEYYEGGLICYSLGNAFFPHPRWVSNRLAMASLAVSFDPGRDSFSVFPIYADYHGNIGLARPETLASEILRSNELISDQVALSERYCEASARLFENWYRDFLPRDPRHAARLLHYFRCDAHRAMVAQALSQRMGETKEPLEYAMRQSGDFWSLDKDSNERNARDSSETLSGDSVFEQVARRFESEGRLRMASFPFEEDDVLEDSQHAIVLCEAREKPSVVSKIPGLWIQRKDDLWEWINAPYKVEIGANRMVPGWCRTNRDTLDAASIDSWRSSFSEEGVSRILAEHVLEHLEDEDLAKCLVCASIFLKPGGVFRIAVPDAAHPSAFYRELCKPEGSDPGSEDHKQFFDLGFMIKVASRAGFQVEPLEWWSSEGFHKAKWANDWETGRIERSSDHYAGRLRYSHDLWAKLVDTTPANLRQEYSTHGVSFTSLVVDLRKPE; encoded by the coding sequence ATGCATGCGTCGCAATCTTGGAGAGAGCTGGTGGAATCTCACCAATGGCGGGTCGGAAATCTGGAAGGAGTCGTCGGGAAAGCGTTTCCGCCCGCTTTGAAGGCGGGGCCAGTTCTTTCTTTCGAGGAAGACGCTTTTGCGAGCGTCGCTCGCTGGGTGAACGTTTTTGGTCTTGCGAATAACCATTGCTGCGATTGCGGAGAAGAAGGACTGGTAGCGACGATGTCTTCGATCGAGGTTCATGGCGGGCGTAGTTTTGGGGCGGGGACGAACATGGAAGAAGCCTGGCGACCGCTCGATCTCGAAAGCTGCAGGATCGTGGCGGTGGCCGAGCATGAGTTTGGCAAGGCGGAGGATCGTCGGTTTGGCATTGCCACAACGGAAAGCGAACTACGGCTCTTTGACACGATCAGAGAGGGGGCGCAATCTGGGCGTCAGGTTATTGTCTATGCCCATGGGGGCAGCGAGATGCTGCCTTTCCCGCCTCCGTATTTGCGTGAGCGCTATAGGCTCTGGATTCGACTAGGAGCTCGAGCGGTCGTTGGTCACCATCCTCATGTGGCTCAAGGATTCGAATATTACGAGGGAGGGCTGATTTGCTATTCGTTGGGAAACGCTTTCTTCCCGCATCCAAGATGGGTCTCGAACCGACTCGCCATGGCGTCGCTTGCAGTGAGCTTTGATCCAGGGCGAGACAGCTTTTCCGTCTTCCCCATCTATGCCGACTACCATGGAAACATCGGCTTGGCTCGCCCTGAAACGCTCGCTTCGGAAATCCTCAGATCCAATGAATTGATATCCGATCAAGTCGCGTTGTCGGAGCGATATTGCGAAGCGTCCGCTAGGCTCTTCGAAAATTGGTATCGAGATTTTCTCCCTAGGGATCCGAGGCATGCCGCCCGCCTTCTGCATTACTTTCGGTGCGATGCGCACAGGGCGATGGTCGCGCAGGCATTGTCTCAGCGAATGGGGGAGACGAAGGAGCCGCTCGAGTACGCAATGCGGCAGTCGGGCGACTTCTGGAGTCTCGACAAGGACTCGAACGAGCGAAACGCGAGGGACTCCAGTGAGACGCTTTCTGGTGACTCCGTTTTCGAGCAGGTTGCACGGCGGTTCGAGAGCGAGGGTCGGCTTCGAATGGCTAGTTTTCCATTCGAAGAGGACGACGTTCTGGAGGATTCCCAACACGCGATCGTGCTTTGCGAGGCTCGAGAGAAACCTTCGGTCGTATCGAAAATACCGGGATTGTGGATACAGCGAAAAGACGATCTTTGGGAGTGGATAAACGCCCCCTACAAGGTCGAGATCGGAGCGAATCGGATGGTGCCAGGCTGGTGTCGAACCAATCGGGACACTTTGGATGCCGCGAGCATTGACTCTTGGAGGAGCTCCTTTTCAGAAGAAGGCGTTTCACGTATTCTGGCGGAGCATGTTCTCGAGCACCTAGAGGACGAGGACCTTGCGAAGTGTCTAGTCTGCGCTTCGATTTTCTTGAAACCTGGTGGCGTATTCAGAATCGCGGTACCCGATGCGGCTCACCCTTCGGCGTTCTATCGAGAGCTTTGCAAACCGGAAGGGAGCGATCCTGGGTCGGAAGATCACAAACAGTTTTTTGATCTCGGTTTTATGATAAAAGTGGCGAGCCGAGCTGGATTTCAGGTCGAACCATTGGAGTGGTGGAGTAGCGAGGGTTTCCACAAGGCCAAGTGGGCTAACGATTGGGAAACAGGGCGCATCGAGCGTTCCTCGGACCATTATGCGGGCCGCTTGAGGTATAGCCATGATCTTTGGGCAAAGCTCGTGGATACAACTCCCGCTAACCTGCGCCAGGAGTACTCAACTCATGGCGTCTCGTTTACATCACTAGTCGTCGATTTAAGAAAACCGGAATAA
- a CDS encoding asparagine synthase-related protein yields MCPAPGESWSWDREGLELYLRTGYAFWGVTPIKGVRILMPDEVLRRDSLGKLIVAHEPELWKQPEESTCLSESAIFDLLRARLEDWRAGLNGREVCLPLSGGLDSRILAALYPDAGELRARSYDVTEDPATGKERLGAAWVAERLGLDWRAVPLGGFHHYLPDLWKLFGLSSHFHGMYHVEFYRTLLAGGDRAGPLLSGLIGDAPATYRTPDVIEGPRDLLKLSLSHRMDASAALTSEAGVSRRLEQYFEAYRAYWSDERFQTLWRIRLKMVLLNYLWAVPASLGYEPYCPFTERELFLAMLALPEDRRLERRWQLEWLERRGLIDAPRGSARNTLNLRAQQILPLPRLDFEALRNLYPIEALRKTASVMDAAAAYRFEPGEAFHQSYGTALTLLPLQTWVQSRMADFTTH; encoded by the coding sequence GTGTGTCCGGCCCCAGGAGAGTCTTGGAGCTGGGACCGAGAAGGACTCGAACTGTATCTTAGGACCGGATACGCGTTTTGGGGAGTCACGCCGATCAAGGGAGTGCGCATATTGATGCCAGACGAGGTCTTGAGACGGGACTCTCTTGGCAAGTTGATTGTAGCCCATGAGCCGGAGCTTTGGAAGCAGCCGGAGGAAAGCACCTGTCTAAGCGAGTCCGCGATCTTTGATTTGTTGCGCGCCCGTTTGGAAGACTGGCGAGCTGGTTTGAACGGAAGAGAGGTATGTCTTCCTCTCAGTGGCGGTCTAGACTCACGGATTCTCGCCGCCCTCTACCCAGATGCCGGGGAGTTGCGGGCTCGCAGCTACGATGTGACGGAGGATCCGGCCACTGGGAAGGAGCGTCTCGGCGCAGCGTGGGTGGCGGAGCGTCTTGGCTTGGATTGGAGAGCGGTTCCTCTTGGCGGATTTCATCACTATTTACCTGACCTATGGAAACTCTTTGGGCTGAGCTCGCACTTTCACGGGATGTACCACGTCGAATTTTATCGAACCTTGCTAGCGGGTGGGGATCGAGCCGGTCCGTTGCTGAGCGGTTTAATTGGTGATGCTCCTGCGACCTATCGTACTCCGGACGTGATCGAAGGTCCGCGTGATTTGCTCAAGCTAAGCCTGTCTCACCGGATGGATGCCAGCGCCGCATTGACTAGCGAGGCTGGTGTTTCTCGGCGACTGGAACAGTATTTTGAAGCCTATCGCGCGTATTGGTCTGACGAACGATTCCAAACGCTTTGGCGCATACGGCTCAAGATGGTTCTGCTGAACTACCTTTGGGCGGTACCTGCTTCGCTCGGTTACGAACCCTATTGCCCTTTCACGGAACGGGAGCTTTTTTTGGCGATGCTGGCACTTCCTGAGGACCGTCGCCTCGAGCGGCGTTGGCAGCTCGAATGGCTGGAGAGACGGGGCTTGATCGATGCCCCGCGAGGGAGCGCTCGCAATACCTTGAATCTACGGGCACAGCAGATCTTGCCGCTGCCTCGGTTGGACTTCGAAGCGCTGCGCAATCTTTATCCTATCGAGGCTTTACGAAAAACCGCCTCTGTGATGGACGCTGCTGCTGCGTATCGCTTTGAGCCTGGCGAAGCGTTTCATCAATCTTACGGAACCGCCTTGACCTTGCTACCGCTGCAGACTTGGGTGCAGTCTCGTATGGCAGATTTCACTACCCATTGA
- a CDS encoding glycosyltransferase has product MLENSGYSAVHMFYRGLREAGHEARLLIPNAVAAQGAWAAEKGLREPQFPSDENRVLFRQVAEYQPEVVFIGNPVYYDDSFVSAMQRFLVSRGVPLPDLVCGWCGAITRGGFRWTSYDLILSGLTPMRRYAERSLGAKATEDFGPSFPAWLELKDEMVPETPGVVFAGSWLPWLHQGRNAKLASLAKRHGEQGYEWPLRLHLRAQLPDLPDEIFPHLRPAKFGFEMQRLWKEHAIVLDYRGDHLLTHSGEQVDLAGGDTINMRLFEVTGAGGFLLAEDLPGVRRFFEPGKEIDVFGSEEELVDKIEFYLSRPELRRKVAEAGRARCLKEYGSKARTSQLREILERHRSAAIARVPALTEKRRFELGKRMFAEGQWSEGLSEVKRAVDSGHCLPKWRWEFANLLAKSGRFEDAKRAAQQELAYHGSDPEIEEALQRWETASPRDDAMSRERRGWESGLPESVHRRIVRASRTSSYRGEAFGKTPFDMAILMRVLEDTVPEAVFELGSGGAGSALWLGDVAAAAGLPTKVVSVGEGKLDAGNSTRVKFLQGNARALDRLPELEAYLSLSHPWVLALGDWGASLASVLAFFHPLLKEGDVLAVDESVYGVRETEEKEVNSALRDFMAEHPREYEVLVHYCDFFGPNYSASPNSYWRRL; this is encoded by the coding sequence GTGTTGGAGAATAGTGGATACTCGGCAGTGCACATGTTCTATCGCGGGTTGCGGGAGGCGGGGCACGAAGCTCGGTTGCTAATTCCGAACGCGGTAGCGGCTCAAGGCGCGTGGGCTGCGGAAAAGGGATTGCGAGAGCCTCAATTCCCGAGCGACGAGAATCGGGTTTTGTTTCGCCAGGTCGCGGAGTACCAGCCAGAGGTCGTGTTCATCGGAAATCCGGTGTATTACGACGACAGCTTCGTATCCGCCATGCAGCGTTTCCTGGTCTCAAGAGGTGTCCCCTTGCCAGATCTGGTTTGCGGTTGGTGTGGGGCGATAACCAGAGGCGGGTTTCGATGGACCAGTTACGATCTGATCCTTTCGGGTTTGACTCCCATGCGCCGCTACGCCGAGCGGTCTTTGGGCGCGAAGGCGACGGAGGATTTCGGTCCGTCTTTTCCGGCTTGGCTCGAGCTAAAAGATGAGATGGTCCCAGAAACGCCGGGTGTGGTATTCGCGGGCAGTTGGCTTCCCTGGCTGCACCAAGGGCGCAATGCGAAGTTGGCTTCGCTTGCGAAACGGCACGGCGAGCAGGGCTACGAATGGCCGCTACGTTTGCACTTGAGAGCTCAGCTGCCCGATCTGCCTGATGAGATTTTTCCGCATTTGCGACCAGCCAAGTTCGGCTTCGAAATGCAGCGGCTGTGGAAGGAGCACGCTATCGTGCTGGATTATCGGGGAGATCACCTGCTAACCCACTCGGGCGAACAAGTGGATTTGGCGGGCGGCGATACGATCAATATGCGATTGTTCGAGGTCACTGGCGCGGGAGGGTTTCTGCTGGCGGAGGATTTGCCCGGGGTGAGGCGCTTCTTTGAGCCTGGCAAGGAAATCGATGTCTTCGGGAGCGAGGAGGAGCTGGTGGACAAGATCGAGTTCTACCTTTCTCGTCCAGAGCTGCGCCGCAAGGTCGCGGAGGCGGGCCGGGCTCGCTGCCTTAAGGAGTATGGCTCTAAAGCGAGAACGAGTCAGCTGCGGGAGATTCTGGAAAGGCACCGTTCTGCAGCCATAGCAAGAGTGCCGGCCCTGACCGAGAAGCGCCGATTCGAGCTTGGCAAGCGCATGTTTGCCGAGGGACAATGGTCTGAAGGATTGTCTGAAGTGAAACGGGCGGTGGACTCGGGCCATTGTTTGCCAAAATGGCGTTGGGAGTTTGCGAACTTGCTAGCGAAATCGGGCCGATTCGAAGATGCCAAACGGGCTGCTCAGCAGGAGTTGGCGTACCACGGTAGTGATCCTGAGATCGAGGAGGCGTTGCAAAGGTGGGAAACCGCGTCCCCTCGGGACGATGCGATGAGTCGGGAACGACGCGGCTGGGAATCTGGGCTGCCGGAGAGCGTTCATCGAAGGATCGTTCGAGCAAGCCGGACCTCGAGCTATCGAGGCGAGGCTTTTGGCAAAACCCCTTTCGACATGGCGATTCTCATGCGGGTGTTGGAAGACACGGTTCCTGAGGCTGTATTTGAGCTCGGTTCCGGTGGAGCGGGCTCGGCTCTTTGGCTGGGCGATGTGGCTGCTGCTGCTGGGTTGCCCACGAAAGTGGTGAGTGTAGGCGAAGGGAAGTTGGATGCTGGCAATTCGACGCGAGTGAAGTTTTTGCAAGGCAACGCGAGGGCGCTCGATAGACTGCCGGAGTTGGAGGCCTATCTCAGTCTCAGCCACCCTTGGGTACTGGCGCTAGGCGACTGGGGCGCGAGTCTGGCTTCGGTGCTAGCGTTCTTCCATCCGCTGCTGAAAGAGGGGGATGTGCTTGCTGTGGATGAAAGCGTTTATGGGGTGAGGGAAACCGAGGAAAAAGAAGTGAACAGCGCGCTTCGAGACTTCATGGCGGAGCATCCTAGGGAGTACGAGGTGCTCGTCCACTATTGCGACTTTTTTGGGCCGAACTATTCGGCGAGTCCGAATAGCTACTGGCGTCGCCTCTAG
- a CDS encoding glycosyltransferase family 4 protein, with protein sequence MNRQFGVENRFAVWKEYRSPVSDRYSQEDWAALEDGKLSKDQLEWADLVLIHAWHTPDLTQWLGAERGKHRYVFWHHVSGQAAPFRLTEATLACGMAHLACNDYTYTQLPAFLDARRRGRGFLLYDTFDLARFERKEWRPSAEGNLRVGYLGHLDVIKRHPRLAEMFLEARLDGAHFELGGIGNDAPLRHSVAAANRSEDFSWLGFLEDVSDFFSRIDVFAYPLRHDSYAGSELVVQEAMWCGVPVVALPAGGLTGLLRHGETAWVASNEDEFVEGLETLARSAELRDRLGRAGAAWVEQSMGSERMAERFMGIAKRWLSEPKRHLWPKGTPPELESPLESFFWYGGVAEGVWRELSNLSEETKEIPDDALEATASDMVPPMVAMYSEHYPECLEFALMRGFSGSWRAAEPALRCLLSQGAIRKRVLSQLARVSDRLDADVSWFYLIGRRLSDATKRVDEPLGGISVDWLCKLIIGQDWVSTTVEAQAGRKLALWGGGLLGQRSFEALGSAGASVDVVLDKNPQAARSRFGPEVEVVSSTEFHGLFGSHFILLTTQYYREVEPLLREAGFLWERDYVHHPEAWQHV encoded by the coding sequence TTGAATCGGCAGTTTGGGGTGGAGAATCGTTTCGCGGTCTGGAAGGAGTACCGTAGTCCGGTCAGCGATCGCTATTCCCAGGAGGACTGGGCGGCGCTGGAAGACGGCAAGCTTTCCAAGGATCAGCTGGAGTGGGCCGACCTTGTCTTGATCCACGCTTGGCACACGCCTGATCTGACGCAGTGGCTAGGGGCGGAGCGCGGCAAACACCGTTATGTCTTTTGGCATCACGTGAGCGGCCAGGCGGCCCCGTTTCGATTGACGGAAGCAACCCTGGCTTGCGGCATGGCTCATCTCGCCTGCAACGATTACACCTACACGCAGTTGCCGGCATTCTTGGATGCCCGGCGCCGCGGACGCGGGTTTCTGCTTTACGATACCTTCGACCTTGCTCGTTTCGAGCGAAAGGAGTGGCGTCCGAGCGCTGAAGGAAATCTGCGCGTGGGCTACCTCGGCCACCTCGATGTTATCAAGCGCCATCCGCGGCTAGCGGAAATGTTTCTCGAGGCGAGATTGGATGGGGCTCATTTCGAGTTGGGCGGAATTGGCAACGACGCTCCGCTTCGCCACTCTGTTGCGGCGGCGAATCGCAGCGAAGATTTCAGCTGGCTTGGTTTCTTGGAGGATGTGTCGGACTTCTTTTCCCGTATCGATGTATTTGCCTATCCCCTACGACATGATAGCTACGCTGGCTCGGAACTCGTAGTCCAGGAGGCGATGTGGTGTGGAGTGCCTGTAGTGGCCTTGCCCGCGGGTGGACTTACAGGTTTGCTGCGCCACGGCGAGACGGCATGGGTAGCTTCGAACGAGGATGAATTTGTCGAAGGACTGGAGACCTTGGCACGGTCAGCAGAGCTGAGAGATCGCTTGGGTCGCGCGGGAGCTGCTTGGGTTGAGCAGAGTATGGGGTCCGAGCGCATGGCCGAGCGCTTTATGGGGATAGCGAAACGCTGGCTAAGTGAGCCGAAGCGTCACTTGTGGCCGAAAGGTACGCCGCCCGAATTGGAGTCTCCCTTGGAGAGCTTCTTCTGGTATGGCGGCGTGGCGGAAGGCGTGTGGCGTGAATTGTCCAATCTGTCGGAAGAAACGAAGGAGATTCCCGACGATGCCTTGGAGGCAACCGCTTCCGATATGGTTCCGCCTATGGTGGCAATGTACAGCGAGCACTACCCCGAGTGCCTGGAATTTGCCCTCATGCGAGGATTCAGCGGAAGTTGGCGAGCTGCGGAGCCAGCGTTGCGTTGCCTGCTGAGTCAGGGAGCGATTCGGAAGCGGGTGCTATCGCAGTTGGCCCGGGTGTCAGACCGCTTGGATGCAGATGTTTCCTGGTTTTATTTGATAGGTAGACGACTTTCAGATGCGACGAAGCGCGTCGATGAGCCTTTGGGGGGAATCTCTGTTGATTGGCTGTGCAAGCTGATCATAGGCCAGGATTGGGTTTCGACGACCGTCGAAGCGCAAGCAGGCCGCAAGCTGGCGCTTTGGGGAGGCGGTCTGTTGGGCCAGCGCTCGTTCGAAGCGTTGGGGTCCGCAGGTGCAAGCGTCGATGTGGTGCTGGACAAGAATCCTCAGGCGGCTCGATCGCGATTTGGACCAGAGGTGGAGGTTGTGAGTTCGACGGAATTTCATGGTCTTTTCGGTTCTCATTTCATTTTGCTAACGACGCAGTACTATCGGGAAGTGGAGCCGCTTCTAAGGGAGGCAGGCTTTCTCTGGGAGCGAGACTACGTGCATCATCCGGAAGCGTGGCAGCATGTGTAG
- a CDS encoding class I SAM-dependent methyltransferase, translating to MSESNTPKNFRELSYIRHSKHFDACFSDPDRIERPAQWMREGTVDAWRHAQFYRMANPILDVDSGARWLTVGDGRCGTDAHYLQERGADVVASDISDTLLKVAYEAGFIKSYQAANAEALPFEDGSFDYVFCKEAYHHFPRPMIALYEMIRVSRKGVLLIEPNDNPILSKGSDGQDQIRYAHDSYETVGNYKYQLSSREIEKVALGLNLPVVAFNGLCMDYEQGVEEELVADNPASLQRIKNRIASSTEAVSKNPLRHRWPLLVAGIFKTPLASEMAKALEEYDYEIKELSRNPYIEE from the coding sequence ATGTCAGAATCAAACACCCCCAAAAATTTTAGAGAGTTGAGCTATATTCGGCACTCGAAACATTTCGATGCTTGCTTTTCGGATCCGGACAGAATCGAGCGCCCTGCCCAGTGGATGAGAGAAGGAACGGTCGATGCGTGGCGACATGCCCAGTTTTACCGCATGGCCAATCCTATACTGGATGTGGACAGCGGCGCGCGTTGGTTGACCGTAGGCGATGGTCGTTGCGGTACGGACGCTCACTACTTGCAAGAGCGAGGTGCGGATGTCGTCGCGAGCGATATTTCCGATACCCTGCTCAAGGTAGCATATGAAGCGGGCTTTATAAAATCATATCAAGCGGCGAATGCTGAGGCATTGCCGTTTGAAGATGGTAGTTTTGATTATGTTTTCTGCAAGGAAGCGTATCATCACTTTCCGCGTCCTATGATCGCTTTGTACGAAATGATTCGGGTTAGCAGAAAAGGCGTTTTGCTAATTGAGCCAAACGATAATCCTATTCTGTCGAAAGGTTCTGATGGTCAGGACCAGATTCGATATGCTCACGATAGCTATGAAACGGTAGGAAACTATAAGTATCAGTTGAGTTCACGTGAAATAGAGAAGGTGGCTCTCGGGCTGAATCTCCCGGTGGTAGCGTTCAATGGTCTGTGCATGGATTACGAGCAGGGCGTTGAAGAGGAGTTGGTAGCTGACAATCCTGCGTCCTTGCAGCGAATCAAGAATAGGATCGCATCGAGCACCGAGGCTGTTTCCAAAAATCCGTTACGCCACCGGTGGCCTTTGCTCGTAGCTGGAATCTTCAAAACTCCTTTGGCGAGTGAGATGGCCAAGGCGCTTGAAGAATATGATTATGAGATAAAAGAGTTGAGTCGAAACCCATATATTGAGGAATGA
- a CDS encoding glycosyltransferase family A protein encodes MFINLKKKPRGKSQVASSASLQETRTYIRFNRLDGATFRMVQAFASTNIRVTAIVSAYCSESFINGCLQALVRQSLFERKELEVLIVDANSPENEGAIVQRYIRDHCNIRYIRNEQRTSLYEVWNQAASVARGDYLLMASADDRLFPRSSQLLADALDESPNAALAYGDWVHASPDELAKFDSQGLIPDRKCRAGEFKRTRLLRCHYLGSQIMWRKDDHARVGGFSLNYDIASDLDFAFRLTKKRAALYLGIDIGIVTRHEKALSSNRSQTENERSSIIESHFREVLESQIDAPERTISSFLADCLTERPPWREGKPEVFVESYMKALKLARERGLLNNQLIKTVEQARRALLGELEKTPETIALTPGSRDTVINTRQFLKDYFGHQKVSAFEKKLSEHPDALVMIWGGSAKGGLVKSLTQLNKRTVHCYIDSRKRGTFNNRSLHPPEFLRSFDQPLFLVVAMNPAYHSETASRITELNKANIAYFHI; translated from the coding sequence TTGTTCATCAACCTCAAGAAGAAGCCTAGAGGCAAAAGCCAAGTAGCGTCTTCAGCTTCGCTTCAGGAAACAAGAACCTATATCCGCTTCAACAGACTAGACGGGGCAACCTTCAGAATGGTTCAAGCGTTCGCGAGTACAAATATCCGAGTCACGGCGATTGTATCGGCCTACTGTTCCGAATCGTTTATCAATGGTTGCCTACAAGCCCTCGTAAGACAAAGCCTCTTTGAAAGAAAAGAGCTCGAGGTGTTAATTGTAGACGCAAACTCGCCAGAAAACGAAGGAGCCATAGTCCAACGATATATCAGAGATCATTGCAACATACGGTACATTAGAAATGAGCAGCGCACAAGCCTCTACGAAGTCTGGAATCAAGCAGCTTCCGTTGCCAGAGGAGACTATCTCCTCATGGCCAGCGCAGATGACAGACTCTTCCCCCGCAGTTCGCAGCTTTTGGCAGATGCCCTTGACGAATCCCCAAACGCAGCTCTCGCTTATGGCGACTGGGTTCATGCAAGCCCAGATGAACTAGCCAAGTTCGATAGCCAAGGACTCATCCCAGACCGCAAGTGTCGAGCAGGCGAGTTCAAGCGAACACGGCTACTACGATGCCACTACCTAGGATCTCAGATAATGTGGCGAAAAGATGACCACGCCCGGGTGGGCGGATTCAGCCTAAACTACGACATCGCCAGCGACTTAGACTTTGCCTTTAGACTGACTAAAAAACGCGCAGCACTATATCTAGGAATAGATATCGGCATCGTAACCCGGCACGAGAAAGCTCTAAGCTCGAATCGCTCTCAAACAGAAAACGAACGCTCGAGCATTATCGAATCGCACTTTAGAGAGGTCCTTGAGAGCCAAATCGACGCTCCCGAAAGAACGATTTCCAGTTTCCTAGCGGACTGTCTCACTGAGCGCCCTCCGTGGCGTGAAGGCAAACCGGAAGTTTTCGTAGAATCCTATATGAAAGCTCTAAAACTCGCTAGGGAGCGTGGACTACTAAACAATCAACTTATCAAAACCGTTGAACAAGCGAGAAGAGCGTTGCTGGGTGAATTAGAGAAGACACCGGAAACAATCGCGCTAACCCCAGGCTCCCGTGACACTGTAATCAACACACGTCAGTTTCTTAAGGACTATTTCGGTCACCAGAAAGTGAGCGCCTTCGAAAAGAAACTCTCAGAGCACCCTGACGCTTTGGTCATGATTTGGGGAGGATCCGCGAAAGGGGGGTTAGTAAAGTCGCTAACACAACTCAACAAAAGAACCGTCCACTGCTACATCGATTCGCGCAAGAGAGGAACGTTTAACAATAGGTCCCTGCACCCTCCAGAGTTCTTAAGAAGCTTCGACCAACCGCTATTTTTGGTTGTGGCCATGAATCCAGCTTACCATTCAGAAACCGCCTCTCGCATCACTGAGCTCAACAAAGCAAACATAGCCTATTTCCACATCTAA